A window of Nicotiana tabacum cultivar K326 chromosome 24, ASM71507v2, whole genome shotgun sequence contains these coding sequences:
- the LOC107799116 gene encoding small ribosomal subunit protein uS12, with amino-acid sequence MGKTRGMGAGRKLKSHRRRQRWADKSYKKSHLGNEWKKPFAGSSHAKGIVLEKIGIEAKQPNSAIRKCARVQLIKNGKKIAAFVPNDGCLNYIEENDEVLIAGFGRKGHAVGDIPGVRFKVVKVSGVSLLALFKEKKEKPRS; translated from the exons ATGGG GAAGACACGCGGTATGGGAGCTGGACGCAAGCTGAAGTCTCACCGCAGAAGGCAAAGGTGGGCTGACAAGTCCTACAAGAAGTCCCATCTTGGGAACGAATGGAAGAAGCCATTTGCTGGGTCATCCCATGCCAAAGGCATTGTGCTTGAGAAGAT AGGTATTGAAGCTAAGCAGCCAAACTCTGCTATTCGTAAATGTGCTAGGGTTCAACTCATCAAAAATGGGAAGAAGATTGCTGCTTTTGTCCCCAACGATGGTTGTTTGAACTACATTGAAGAAAAC GATGAGGTGTTGATCGCTGGATTTGGTCGTAAAGGACATGCCGTGGGAGATATTCCTGGTGTTAGGTTCAAGGTTGTGAAGGTTTCTGGTGTCTCTCTTCTGGCTCTCTTCAAGGAGAAGAAAGAGAAACCCAGATCTTAA
- the LOC107799117 gene encoding subtilisin-like protease SBT6.1, giving the protein MPQKSFITLSLIPFILAYTLICVDPPIESEPLISSSSDCYQHDQKQQSDSRNYIVRFYHYRTAEDHWHCLHDHLKFKGWQWIERKNPAARFLTDFGLVAIDVSVNELLLEKFRKLDLVKDVSLDLSYQRIVLEEKSEKIGVFTNGKKRPGKIFTAMSFSEGQNYGVANTSEMKINWNRHLLMQKSQVTSLFGAHELWSKGHTGAKVKMAIFDTGIRADHPHFRNIKERTTWTNEDTLNDNVGHGTFVAGVIAGQDEECLGFAPDAEIYAFRVFTDAQVSYTSWFLDAFNYAIATNMDVLNLSIGGPDYLDLPFVEKVWELTANNIIMVSAIGNDGPLYGTLNNPADQSDVIGVGAIDQTNHIASFSSRGMSTWEIPHGYGRVKPDIVAYGREIMGSKITTGCKRLSGTSVASPVVAGIVCLLVSIIPESKRKDILNPASVKQVLVEGAAKLSGPNLYEQGAGRVNLLESYKILKSYKPRASIFPSVLDYTDGPYSWPFCRQPLYAGAMPVIFNATILNGMGVIGYVESPPTWHPSNDEGNLLNIRFTYSDVIWPWSGYLSLHMQIKEEGAQFLGEIEGNITVKIYSPPAVGEKSRRISTCVLHLKLQVIPTPQRSARILWDQFHSIKYPPGYIPIDSLDIRNDMLDWHGDHLHTNFHSLFDMLRDTGYYIETLGSPLTCFDANQYGTLLLVDLEDEYFPEEIKKLRDDVITSGLGLAVFADWYNVNAMVKMRFFDGNTHSWWTPVTGGANVPALNDLLATFGIAFGGKILNGDFVLSNKQNQYASGADILKFPSSGYLHRFPFLDRSESRATQSMTKIVSPILGLLEVDGGRVAVYGDSNCLDGSHMVTDCYWLLKKILDFTSRNKKDPVFFSDSVRQNTPLYVDKNKLPSRRTDVNFSMYSSVVGKELICGRDSRFEIWETKGYNLQAKGKNRRLPAYPVNDLGGGLNSTVETPVWLISNSAQKNGDSLENKYWSSFYKDDIDVPLLVASHWFVPAIVAIIGLLLLFWRMQKRGRRRRRSSSGLLYAALQ; this is encoded by the exons ATGCCTCAAAAATCATTCATCACCCTCTCTCTTATCCCCTTCATTCTGGCATATACACTCATCTGCGTCGACCCACCAATAGAGTCTGAGCCATTAATTTCTAGTAGCTCTGATTGCTACCAACATGACCAGAAGCAACAATCTGATAGCAGAAATTATATTGTTCGATTCTATCATTATAGGACAGCTGAAGATCATTGGCATTGTCTTCACGACCACTTGAAATTTAAGGGTTGGCAATGGATTGAGCGGAAAAATCCAGCTGCGAGATTTCTCACTGACTTTGGATTGGTGGCAATCGACGTATCAGTGAACGAACTCTTGCTAGAAAAGTTTAGGAAATTGGACCTTGTAAAAGACGTTTCATTGGATTTGAGCTATCAAAGGATAGTTCTTGAAGAGAAAAGTGAGAAGATTGGGGTTTTCACCAATGGGAAGAAGAGGCCAGGAAAGATTTTTACTGCTATGTCCTTCAGTGAAGGTCAAAACTACGGAGTGGCCAACACTAGTGAAATGAAGATTAACTGGAATAGACATCTATTAATGCAG AAATCTCAAGTCACATCCCTCTTTGGGGCACATGAGCTTTGGTCAAAAGGGCATACTGGTGCTAAGGTCAAAATGGCAATTTTTGATACAGGTATCCGTGCAGATCACCCACATTTTCGTAATATCAAG GAACGCACAACTTGGACCAATGAAGATACATTGAATGATAATGTAGGACACGGGACATTTGTAGCTGGTGTTATTGCTGGTCAGGATGAAGAATGCCTCGGTTTTGCTCCAGATGCGGAAATCTATGCTTTCCGTGTATTTACAGATGCACAG GTCTCTTACACGTCGTGGTTTCTCGATGCATTTAATTACGCAATTGCAACCAATATGGATGTTCTGAATTTGAGCATCGGTGGACCTGATTATTTGGATCTCCCTTTTGTGGAAAAG GTTTGGGAGCTTACTGCAAACAATATTATCATGGTTTCCGCTATTGGAAATGATGGACCACTTTATGGTACTCTTAACAATCCAGCAGATCAAAGTGATGTTATTGGTGTTGGTGCCATTGATCAAACCAATCATATAGCGTCATTTTCTTCACGTGGAATGAGTACCTGGGAGATTCCTCATGG TTATGGTCGTGTAAAGCCAGACATTGTTGCATATGGACGTGAGATCATGGGATCCAAAATCACCACAGGTTGTAAAAGATTATCTGGCACAAGTGTGGCGAGTCCTGTTGTTGCTGGCATAGTATGTCTCCTTGTTAGTATCATACCTGAGAGCAAGCGAAAGGACATTCTAAATCCAGCTAGTGTCAAACAAGTGCTGGTTGAGGGGGCCGCTAAGCTTTCTGGTCCCAACTTATATGAGCAGGGTGCTGGCAGGGTTAATTT GTTGGAGTCCTATAAAATTTTGAAGAGCTATAAACCTCGAGCAAGCATCTTTCCCAGTGTTCTTGATTACACTGATGGCCCTTACTCTTGGCCATTTTGCCGTCAACCACTTTATGCGGGTGCAATGCCAGTTATCTTTAATGCCACTATTTTAAATGGAATGGGTGTAATTGGTTACGTCGAGAGCCCACCTACCTGGCATCCTTCCAATGATGAAGGTAACCTTCTTAACATCCGTTTTACTTATTCAGATGTCATTTGGCCTTGGAGTGGTTATCTATCACTACACatgcaaatcaaagaagaaggagCTCAGTTTTTAGGAGAAATTGAAGGCAACATAACTGTCAAAATCTACAGCCCACCAGCTGTAGGAGAAAAGAGTCGTCGAATTAGTACCTGTGTCCTGCACTTGAAACTGCAAGTAATTCCTACTCCGCAAAGATCTGCACGAATATTATGGGATCAATTTCACAGCATCAAGTATCCGCCTGGTTATATTCCGATAGACTCCTTGGATATTAGGAATGACATGCTCGACTGGCATGGAGATCACCTGCATACAAATTTTCATTCACTGTTTGACATGCTAAGGGATACTGGATACTATATTGAAACTCTTGGCTCCCCTCTCACATGTTTTGATGCGAACCAGTATGGAACGCTTCTCCTGGTGGATCTCGAGGATGAGTACTTCCCTGAAGAGATCAAGAAGTTAAGAGATGATGTCATTACTTCAGGTCTTGGTCTAGCTGTATTTGCTGACTGGTATAATGTGAATGCAATGGTAAAGATGAGGTTCTTTGATGGTAATACCCATAGCTGGTGGACACCAGTAACTGGAGGTGCCAATGTTCCTGCCCTGAATGATCTTTTGGCTACCTTTGGGATTGCATTTGGTGGTAAAATTCTAAATGGTGATTTTGTCCTCTCCAATAAACAAAATCAGTATGCATCTGGGGCTGATATTTTGAAGTTCCCAAGCAGTGGATACTTGCACCGCTTCCCCTTCCTGGATAGATCAGAGAGCAGGGCCACTCAGAGCATGACTAAG ATAGTTTCACCTATTCTTGGTCTTTTGGAGGTTGATGGGGGCCGAGTTGCAGTATATGGGGACTCAAACTGTTTGGACGGCAGCCATATGGTTACCGATTGTTATTGGCTTCTGAAGAAAATATTAGATTTTACTAGCAGAAATAAAAAAGATCCTGTATTTTTCTCAGATTCAGTTAGACAAAATACACCATTATATGTTGATAAGAACAAGCTACCATCGCGTAGAACAGATGTGAATTTTTCTATGTATTCTAGTGTTGTCGGAAAGGAATTGATCTGCGGGCGTGACTCAAGATTTGAAATATGGGAAACTAAGGGTTACAATTTACAGGCCAAGGGAAAGAACCGCAGATTGCCCGCCTATCCTGTCAATGACTTGGGTGGAGGTCTAAATTCTACTGTTGAAACACCGGTTTGGTTAATATCTAATTCAGCTCAGAAGAATGGTGACTCTCTTGAGAACAAGTACTGGAGTTCATTCTACAAAGATGAT ATTGACGTTCCTCTTCTGGTTGCTAGTCACTGGTTTGTGCCGGCAATTGTTGCCATAATTG GTCTATTGCTCTTATTCTGGCGCATGCAAAAGCGTGGCAGGAGGAGGAGAAGATCGAGCTcaggtctattgtacgcagccttacaaTAG